The Pyrenophora tritici-repentis strain M4 chromosome 10, whole genome shotgun sequence genome contains a region encoding:
- a CDS encoding DDE-3 multi-domain protein, with protein MPGTGHRLQPAVLQAILDRIAACESDRAISRATGASRNTVAKLRLSLEFWGVPYPPRCVRLGRPSILRQAQREGLQAYLNGSPGAYMDEMRDFLYDEYDVRISLASVYRELEKMRWSRKLATKRAKEQSEPLRRLYLARMAQHYKAEQIVALDESACNERTGDRKYGWSPIGEPVELSHSFRRSERWSLLPAMTIDGYISYKIFQGAITSEILEDFLEFQVLPFCNPHPGPASVIVLDNASIHRSERVRVLCQSAGVLLEYLPPYSPDFNPIEKSFKQLKGWMKRNSAQAENFIDFGVFLEYAAQLVCCNINCRSWFHRCGYPY; from the coding sequence atgccaggcaccggccaccgcttgcagcccgctgttctccaggctatcctcgaccgaattgctgcctgcgaaagtgatcgagccatctctagagctacaggtgcgagccgtaacacagtagcaaagctgaggttgagcttagagttttggggcgtgccttatccgccgcgctgcgttcgacttgggcggccatctatactccggcaagctcagcgcgaaggccttcaggcatacctcaatggctcaccgggcgcatacatggatgagatgagggacttcttgtacgacgagtacgacgttaggataagccttgcgagcgtttaccgagagctagagaagatgagatggtctcgcaagcttgcaacaaagcgggcaaaggagcagagtgagccactccgccgcctctatcttgccaggatggcgcaacactataaggcggagcagatcgttgcgttggacgagagcgcctgcaatgagcgtacgggcgaccgcaagtatggctggtctccaatcggggagccggtggagctatcacacagcttcaggcgatcagaacggtggtcgctgctgccagccatgacgatagatggctacataagctataagatctttcaaggcgcgattacatctgagatcctagaagacttcttagagtttcaagtgctgccgttctgcaatcctcacccagggccagcctcagtaatcgtgcttgataacgcctccatccatcgatcagagcgtgtacgggtgctttgccaaagtgctggagtactccttgagtatctgccgccatactcaccagatttcaaccccatcgagaagagctttaagcagctcaaggggtggatgaaaaggaattcagcgcaagcggagaacttcattgactttggggtctttcttgagtatgcagcgcagctggtgtgctgtaatattaactgcagaagctggttccataggtgtggctatccctattaa